One genomic region from Calypte anna isolate BGI_N300 chromosome 17, bCalAnn1_v1.p, whole genome shotgun sequence encodes:
- the LOC115599255 gene encoding CKLF-like MARVEL transmembrane domain-containing protein 5 isoform X2, translating to MGQEEPPGAFDFGVLRTPKGLLLGAELVLCGAVVGLLAPPAPPTLAPALLQTLAGAAALGGLLLRDPPHLPHGYGPCLDLLRAISGTIIFFVVALVALASSRDALAATTFTFSLILSFLFALDSFIAYRTKVASAVGRDPDMDSA from the exons ATGGGACAGGAGGAGCCACCCGGGGCCTTTGACTTCGGGGTCCTGCGCACCCCTAAGGGGCTGCTGCTTGGGGCCGAGCTG GTGCTCTGTGGGGCTGTTGTGGGGCTGCTGGCTCCCCCCGCACCCCCCACActggccccagccctgctgcagacccTGGCAGGGGCGGCTgccctgggggggctgctgctgcGGGACCCCCCCCACCTGCCCCATGGCTATGGGCCCTGCCTG GATCTCCTTCGGGCCATCAGCGGGACCATAATCTTCTTTGTGGTGGCCCTGGTGGCCTTGGCTTCTTCCCGTGATGCTTTGGCAGCCACCACCTTC actTTCAGTCtcatcctctccttcctcttcgCCCTGGACAGCTTCATCGCCTACCGCACCAAGGTGGCCTCAGCGGTGGGACGAG ATCCTGACATGGACTCAGCCTAA
- the LOC115599255 gene encoding CKLF-like MARVEL transmembrane domain-containing protein 5 isoform X1 → MGQEEPPGAFDFGVLRTPKGLLLGAELVLCGAVVGLLAPPAPPTLAPALLQTLAGAAALGGLLLRDPPHLPHGYGPCLDLLRAISGTIIFFVVALVALASSRDALAATTFTFSLILSFLFALDSFIAYRTKVASAVGRGRSGILTWTQPNWRPPQLVSHNSLVPLPVAPHHNPLWIPLSATI, encoded by the exons ATGGGACAGGAGGAGCCACCCGGGGCCTTTGACTTCGGGGTCCTGCGCACCCCTAAGGGGCTGCTGCTTGGGGCCGAGCTG GTGCTCTGTGGGGCTGTTGTGGGGCTGCTGGCTCCCCCCGCACCCCCCACActggccccagccctgctgcagacccTGGCAGGGGCGGCTgccctgggggggctgctgctgcGGGACCCCCCCCACCTGCCCCATGGCTATGGGCCCTGCCTG GATCTCCTTCGGGCCATCAGCGGGACCATAATCTTCTTTGTGGTGGCCCTGGTGGCCTTGGCTTCTTCCCGTGATGCTTTGGCAGCCACCACCTTC actTTCAGTCtcatcctctccttcctcttcgCCCTGGACAGCTTCATCGCCTACCGCACCAAGGTGGCCTCAGCGGTGGGACGAGGTAGAAGTGGG ATCCTGACATGGACTCAGCCTAATTGGAGACCCCCTCAACTTGTTTCCCATAATTCCCTGGTGCCCCTTCCCGTAGCCCCACATCATAACCCTCTCTGGATACCCCTTTCAGCCACCATTTAA
- the PLPP7 gene encoding inactive phospholipid phosphatase 7 isoform X1: MPASQARSRARDRNNVLNRAEFLSLNQPLKGNQESRSSGRKQSGQAGVPGAQNNNPKERRQSQQLPEEDCMQLNPSFKGIAFNSLLAIDICMSKRLGVCANSASSWGGARSMINLLGITGHGIPWIAGTLICLVKSSTLAGQEVLMNLLLALLLDIMSVAGLQKLAKRKGPYDINPGLLDYLTMDTYAFPAGHASRAAMLSKFFLNHLVLAIPLRILLVLWALCVGFSRVMIGRHHITDVLSGFVFGYLQFRLVELIWMSSNTCQMLISIW, translated from the exons ATGCCAGCATCCCAGGCACGGTCCAGGGCAAGAGACAGGAACAATGTCCTCAACAGGGCCGAGTTCCTCTCCCTCAATCAGCCCTTGAAAGGGAaccaggagagcaggagctctggcagaaagcagagTGGCCAAGCCGGGGTGCCTGGTGCCCAGAACAACAACCCCAAGGAGCGGAGGCAGTCGCAGCAGCTGCCCGAAGAGGACTGCATGCAGCTCAACCCTTCCTTCAAGGGAATTGCCTTCAACTCCTTGCTGGCCATCGATATCTGCATGTCCAAGAGGTTGGGAGTCTGTGCCAACAGTGCTTCCTCCTGGGGTGGTGCCCGCTCCATGATCAACCTCCTAGGGATAACGGGGCACGGGATCCCCTGGATTGCGGGGACCCTCATCTGCCTGGTGAAGAGCAGCACGCTGGCAGGCCAGGAGGTCCTCATGAACCTGCTGCTAG CCCTGCTGCTGGACATCATGAGTGTGGCTGGTTTGCAGAAGCTGGCCAAGAGGAAAGGTCCATATGACATCAACCCTGGCTTGTTGGACTACCTGACCATGGACACCTATGCCTTCCCAGCCGGGCATGCCAGCCGAGCAGCCATGCTCTCCAAGTTCTTCCTCAACCACCTGGTCTTGGCCATCCCTCTCCGGATCCTGCTGGTCCTCTGGGCCCTCTGCGTGGGCTTTTCCCGTGTGATGATTGGGAGGCACCACATCACAGATGTCCTGTCTGGCTTTGTTTTTGGCTACTTACAGTTCAGGCTGGTTGAGTTGATATGGATGTCTTCTAACACGTGTCAGATGTTGATATCCATCTGGTGA